atttaaagtttagaatTACTCTCTGATTTTATCTTAATTAAAGTTTTACAATTTCTCTGTGATTTTATCCTATTTCCTAATTTTTAACTTTACTCTTTTATACTGAAActcgtcatgatcagaggtctgattggggtgaagcattctctgttgagaatgaaatgtggatgtgctatgataaatattcacctatgtttACTCTTTTAATTGGCAAGTGTCCTAATGTTTCTTACAAAATATGGAATGATAAATCAAGATTTTTCTAGGCATACTTAAACCACACTCTGTTTTCAACAGCTGATGAAGTTAGGTATTCTCATTTTAGTGTTTCGCTAGAATAAAACATACATTGAAACATAAAGCTTGATTGCACATGATGTATTCAAATGTTTTACAGCAGAGAACAATACTAGCAGAGTGGCACTTTAAAATCAAAGACAACGATACAAGGAAACTTTTGTTTCAGGAAAGAactcttttaaaagttttaaaataaaaaaaagaatgttttattaATTAATAAGCCCCCAGATTATCAATATGAATGAGTTGAATTTAATCATCTGTAAGATGGAGTACTTTAGCAATTCAGGAGAGTTATAGGAAGGCTGGATGTGATGAATGTttaatgaaaattattttaagataacCAGTACATGAGAAAAACACGAAAAAGTATTCTGCAAGTATTGTATAGTTCagaattttgttttgatttttaatttgacactGCAGTTTTAATCACAGTTGTAAGTATTTTGTCTCAAAAAGATGTTGTAATTGTATAGTTGTGTTGCCATTTTCTCAAAGtataaacacttttttatatatatgaaaatgCATATAAACATACATTCCTTAATTTTTCATACATATCATATTATTTGGTattactttttactttttttatgcaattaaattcttttaactGAGTCAATACCAGGTATAAAAAAGAAGCACATACATATTCCTTAGAAAAAGAGGAATGTTTTCCATGTCACGTACATaccgttattatttttttcatgccACATTTATTTTAACTGATGGAATACAAGGTGCAGCTTTGTTAATaagaaacacattttttaaaaacaacagtttTATATAATGATGTGATTTACTGAGCTTCACTGgtgtattttgttgttattgttgttattctaAAAATTGAATGCTAGCTATGGTAATCACAAAGCTTTATTAGTCTAATGAGTTAAGTGATTCTCCATTAAGCTGATAGTAGTTTAGTGTAATTAACATAATTATTGACATATAGAGTATTTATGTTCAATATATTTAAGCCAATCTGTTCTTTATTTCTATCTCTTTTGGCTGTAGGTTTTATTCAGCTatcattttttagtttttttaatattgtgtCCATTTTGTATTTATCTCATATTTAGTTCTTGTATAAGTTGCTATACAGAAAGCCATTTTTTGACCAGTTGTAGTTTCAGATGTGTTTCTTcaatgtttgttttaatttgttacTTCATGTCATTCCAAATATATAATAGTttatttaataactttttagtATAGATTGTGAAGTATCACCCAAGCAAATTTTGAGTAACTAAGTAGGTTATAGTTTATgacctttttttaaatcttgcACCATTGTATGTGTTCATTCGATATACATCTTTCTTAAAATCCAACCTTActttgaaagtcaatgtaaaTCCAACCTTACTTTGAATGTCAATATAAATCCGCGAAGTCAAATTCGGAAAAACAAAATTCTTATTCTGTAAATTTTGCATTAACACATcagagttaatttttttttctctacctttgaaaaaatcttttttttctgtcaTATGTTAAATTTACAGTTTCTTATGTAAATCTTTACTACAACTCGAACTTTAAAGCCCTGGTGTGACCATGACCCAGCCTCTGTATTCATGTTGCAATTAGAATTGTATGTTTACAGAAATTATTGATTCAAATCAGCAAATATTTGTAAACatggtatttttttaagttcggTGTAACTTGAACTTACAAAAGTTATGCTCTACTTTTCTCTGTTAATTTAACTATTATTCCCGTTCCATTGCAAAACGAAATGTAAATTGTTGACGTGAAAAGTTTGCTGACTCTAAACTGGGAAATGGCATATCACACAAAATTGCATGAGAAAGCATTTGACCAGTGTTTTGTCAGCTTCAAATTTGTTACAGAGTGCCTAttgttttatgattttttatataataaactgaatttaaaaataaagtgaaataaaagcaacaaattcaattgtttttgttataatttttttcagcttTTACAGAAAggtcagaaataaaaaaataaaaagagttAAAAACAGAGATGACTTGTTCATGAATAGATGATATATTTAAGTTCATAGACATTTCAATGCGTGTCATTTCTCAAGGTTATACAAGTTGTAatgaataatatataaataaattataaattactatttttttaagttGAATCAGTTTCTATAACATGTACTGTATAATTTACAACGCTTGATACAACTGCATGAAAATCTGGACCTCTAGTTCACTTTGATTTTTTCATTcagatttgattttttttaattcatttattgaTTGGACTTTAACTTAAGATTCATACTAGCCAGTATGTAAGTAGTTTTTTTAACCTCTGAGTTATGTAAGattttgattttgatatttGAAAACTGTTGATTTCacattcaacattttttatattcttacccagttaaaaagaaaaaaaaaacatgtttattttttttttctagcgTTGGTGTTGGTTTCTAACAAAACTTTTCAttgttttaaattatgttttaggACTGATGGTTCATATTATTGGGATCCAAATCATTTTGACCAAAGTGACGATGAGTCAATTCAATCCGACGTGCTAGCTGAACCTTTTCTGTAAGTTTTGTCAATTACTACAAGATATACGAACACAAATGTTTGCTTTGAAATGACACTCGTTCCACATAATAAGGTTGTTTAGTTAGTTTAGCGTGTAAGGAATCTTAGCCGTATGTGTTTGTCCCTGCATATGATTATGCTTCAGAATGTTAAATATATATGCGATTATATTAAGGCCAAACAAAGAATCACTTTACTGTTTTTTCCATGGGAGTTCACAAAATTCTTTGCTATAGACAATATGCATTATACACAACAACAGACTCTAGTGAAAACCATGAGCAGTCcctttgaaaaacaaaatggtagacACTTTCAGCTGACAATGTATTTCTTAAAGAAATATGCTCCATTTGCAACGTTATATTATGCGTTGATAATGCAATGTATACAACTTTCTTTTTCTGCGAACAGTGATTTAATAAAAACCTTAGTATCAATTTTATTCCATATCTTCTGTCTAATTATTTACATTGTGTCGccattttcaaatttcaaactCTCGCTGTTAGATCACATGATTATGAGTATTGTTTAACTTAGGGATCGCtgcttaaaaattataataaggTTAAAATAAAGTGGAACTGTTCATTACCAGCTTGAAGCTAGAATTTGGCAACCATAGGTGTAACTTTTTGATAACTAAACATTTAAtgataaatatttgttttcatgAAGCAAACAAGTTGCTCAATTTGGGTGAAAATTCAAGCAAGGACTTAACAATAGCAAAATGAACACCCAGGTTGATAATCTTTATTTTATGCATAAGAACAATTGCCTCTGGAAGAAGTTATTAGATCAATTTTGACCATCATGAAAAGAAAATGGAAATACAGTTTTCTAAAACTTTGCTTCAAATGTAGTTCAATAAAATGCTGAAATGTAATGAGGCCACAACTTAATTTTAATAACCACATGGAAATGTAAATTAGTAAAGAGTAGCcatcaggtataatttttttgtaaaaataagatTTGATTTAACCACTAAGTACATTAACCTCTGTGCTCTGTCTTTAGATCTGACCAGAAATCAAACAGAATGTATGGTAAGTTTTCCTTTAAAGTTATGAAGGTTAAATTGAAGTTAGCCCAAAAAAAGAGTTGTTGAAGATAAAGATATTATTGTTTTACACTGTTATAAGGAGGTTATTCTTGGCTTAACATCTATTTTTCATTGTTGAACAGGGTAAAATTAATGGCCTTCTGCACACTTGGTTTACGATTGTGTTAGTTCTAAACTTCTTAGTACCTCCTGCCAAGCCTTCCTCGGTTTACTCTGATTTGAGTGCCTGAAGTTATCAAATCTTCTtccccaattatcctccttcaTTCTTTCCAAGTCACCATCAGCTTAACTAACATAAcacttatttttcctttttagcaTGTGTGACCAGAGTATATTTCTGATTATTCTCCAACCAGTCCTCAGTGAGAAGTTTGTCCTTATTTCATCCTGTCAAGTCTTTTTTGACTAACCTCTGTGCTTTGTCCCTGGAACTATTATATCTCACTTTACTGcactttaattattttcctcTCCTATTCCATCCAAGTGCcattttaacaaacaaaatgtaaacctGTTATAAGATACattgttttgttattgtttgcCTATCGTGAAATCTGTTTGTGTTTAGATAACCGAATTTCACAAACAAAACAATCTTCATACAGTTACACACAACAAGGCAATACAAATTACTCATCACACAATGGAGATGTTCAATACAACGCATCTTATCAAGGAAATTATGAATACAACAACGAAGATCCAGACATATCAATTGGTTCCCTCAGAAGTCATGACATAATGGAACATGAAGAAATGTACCACTTCGGAACAAATATGAAACGAAGTGCATCTAATCGCAGCGCCAATAGGATTCCTAGTCGACCCAGTTCTGTGCGATCTAATCGTTCATCAATCCGAAATGGGGATTTGGAAGAATATGATATTATAACTGCAGGTAATGCTTTGCTCAATCTCTGTTCGCTCTTCAAGAAATAATTGTTTGATTTCCAAATCCTATCCGTCTAGCATTTCTTGCAACTTTCGATAAAACCAAAACTTATCATCTTATTCTACAACTTTGATTTTTcaacaaataattttatttctcaagctggtttttatttttcaacaaggtatatttttgtgttaaatttttaaaacaattttcccTTAAGACTTGGTctttaaaatctttattttttataaaaacaactgTGAAATTGTTGCTGTTGACAAGGAAATTGTGGGAGGGTTAATCAGTCCACAAAAATTCAGATCATGCAGCatcatttaattttgtttgcagCTTTACGCAATTCAAATTTAGTCCAAAATGCTTTATGAAGGTTTTTCCCTAGTATTCTGTTATATTTCCCATGGccttcttgttttattttgcttgggTTTAGTAAGAGAGAGTAGATGAATCGAAGATAAATGTCGTCTCTCCTTACAAATACAAAAATGAGTAGTGTTTTGATTAGCAATGAAAGTAATTGTCATTATGAAAAATTAGAACGTCCACACCAGTCAGTAGAGCGTTCGAATCATGTCAAAGAGGTTGTGAATTCACAAATTAAACACCCTAGAACCGCCTGTGTGGTTCCTCAATTGAcaaggtatatccctcgatattagtgaGATTATTCACATCAAATGTAAATCACTGACAttaaataactacatttcataagatttaaaaaaatgcaaggTTTTATAGTAAACCTCTTTAAAACTGCTGACATAAAAAGGGATATAAAACTTACCTGGAATTTTTCAGATTCTAACTTTTTACCTGTTCATTTATTGGCTACCTATTCTTTGTTtcgaatcaatttttttttaatcataggTTGTGTGTTTTCAACGTTAGGCAAATTCTTTCACAAgtccattaaaaaattaaacttagaTTTTGATGAATACTAAGAAGCTTTTTTGTCTATACCCTCTGCCAGCTTTCTATGACTTGTGACTTTCTATGACTTCTATGACTTGTTCAGCTcgctatttttgtttatttttgttaaaaaggatAATCACTTTATTATAGATCAGTATAGTCGGCCAGTATCTCGTCAAAGTTCCTTATCACGTCGCAGTGAGCCTCCCCCATACAGGCAAACAAACCAATTTCAAACAAACAGCCAGTCACGTACCAGGAACAGCAGTGGTAGTTATGCCGTGAAACGTTCACAAACATTGCCGAAGAATAATGGCCATGCTTATTATCGTGAGGAATTTCGTTCAAGTACATTGCCACGGCGACCAGCCTCAACCAACACGCCAGAGCCAACTTCTGAAGCTATAGTAGAAGAGGAGCGTGTAAATGCTGATGGTTCGtgtttatgttttatattttcttaaaacattaaagaaaatattattcagttattaaaattaaaaatattattcagTTATTAAAATTATAAGAAAAACATTTCTACGTTTGTTCAAGTTTGTAAACAAACCATCCTTATAATATCTGATCAAAtccatatttttctcttttgagagttttcttttaaaatttaaagttgtATTTTAGGGTAAAATGAAAATTTGGGTCTCTAGtttagtcttcaaaaatgtttacatggtTTTTGAGtgaaataaaacttattttagtgtttatttctttaacTCTCAAAGTTTACATGTGAACACGATTCATCTGAAAAGAGGCTTCGTGTATACAAAGTAATGACATTATGTGAACGCGATGAAAATAATTCATTTCGGATGAATCTCTTTTTGTGACTATGTGAAGGCTTCCTACGTTGTTGTTataaaaatccattttttttactttaaaacgaATTGTTTGTGGTTTGCAGTATTGGAATGCAATTAAGTACGTCAACTATCAGGTAAATACATATGCATATAGGTTAGGTACTGGCTATCTTTTATTTCAGTGCAAAACCTACCATATGTTAGAATGACGTGCATTTTCCTTTCTTAGGTTCAACAGTGCTTATTCGGCGGGTTGTTACAGCAACGACCACACAAGCCTATCATGAAAACGAGGTCCCAAAAGTTGAAGTACATATTAGCCCTGCTACAGAAACTCTCATATCTCCCCCATTGTCACCAAATCATCAATTAAATACGCACTTACACCAACAGCAGACAAACTCATCCAGTCAAATGAACTCGATGTCCCAATATGAACAAGTGACTACAACTTCATACAACCATGACAACAGATATGAGATGCGTGCTGACCATCAGTACAACGAAGATAACGATGAGCGAGTTTCTGTTCGAGGTAAAAACATGTTTGCATCCTATTTCTTGCCAGAATACCATTTGCTTAGAATGGTAATAACAATATGGTCGCAGtatgtttttaatgatttttgcaTATGTTTTAAATTCTCTTTGTTGCAGGTAGTGAAAGAGCGTATTCAGGCTCAGGCTCACAGCCTAACAGTAACCCTCCATACAGACCTGCTAGCCAGGCTAGTTCTGTGCACAATAGATCAAGTTATGGCGATAACAATCAAAGCCGAACGATGAATACCTCGTTTGAATACACAGAATACCAAACACGTAATGATCAAAGCCAGCGTCGGTCATCAAAATCATCATCTGTGAAACTGCCGTACGGTCTACAAGCAGATGGAGGTGGTCAGTCTTATATTACTGAGGAAGTgataacacaaaataatatttaccTCGATGAAGGAGCAGCTAGTGGGGGTTTAATGGATGATGATTTCAATAGTGGTGTAGTTGGTAGTTCTACGTTTGGAATGGAACAAACGGACTACTATGGAAGCGAAAATCATGCGGATAGTGAGTGGTTTATTTTGTTATAACGTAACGAATATGGAAGACACTATAGCGCGTAGAGACAGAGCATCATTTGAATGTTTGTtattctaattttatttttctttcaacaAGTTAAAGTTTAAATTGAAGCAAAgaagagttttttttatctcttgatGAAGTTTATAAACTGAATTTTAAGATTGATTATATACTATCGTTTAATGatagcaaaaaaaaacactgacatCCGCAGTAACATTTCACTTTTGTTAAATTGACCGAAATGAGCCACAATTTCGGGTGTTTAATGTAAAGGCAGGACTGATTTTACTTTATTTCGGGTGCAGTAAAAGTCTCATGAGAACGCCGTCTTCATATTTGCAAatacatcaacaacaacaacaatgcaTCTTTTAAATTTAGGTACGAAGAAATCTGCTCAACAAAATGGCGTCGACCTGCTTGACTTACTAATGTACTTAAAAACCGATGATAGCGCCTTGAAAGCGAATACTGCAGGTTATATCATGCATCTCAGTTATAATGATGATGACGCCAAAAGAAGAATAAGGTACGTGAGAATGGGCGTGGTCGGTTTTGGGAATTTAGTCAAATAGGGTCATGTTTTGTTTTCCACATGTGATTGCTCTTAGATATAAGGATGAGCTTTCAATGTAAAATCCTACCATACATCCACTCTAAAATAATTTCTaattcaaaagggtattattacaTGTCGGGTTAATTTCTGTTTCCAAAAAGCACCCCTCtctaaaaaatttcttatttcatCCTTTGTTAACCAAATTTACACAAGTTCATGTACATTTGTTTTCGCTCTCATTTCAGATATTATTGTATAACTATCCACCCCTTTTATGTGCCTCCCTCCCACCCCTTTTATGTGCCTCCCTGTTAATGCAAAGTTTAAGAGTGCTCAGAAAAGCCATTAAAAACTAAACTTGGTTGTTAggatttcattttttgtcaggaTATTGTAATTTTCCATTCTGAACTTGAATCAATTCTCCCAAATTTAAAATTGCAGTTAgaatgtttgtttacattagaGAAGTGGACATTATTCCACTGTTGGTTCAACTGCTTGATCACGAAGACGAAGATTGTCATCGAAATGCTGCAGGAGCGCTCAAAAATCTCTCCTATGGACATTTCATTGAAGATAATAAGGTAAACAACAGCGGTGGAGTGCAATTCTATTTTCTTCTCCTCCTctgcgcttcattttaaatatttataagcCGTAATGACTCTTTCATCTATTTCGAAACATTCGCGATTTGATTTAATTTCGTGACTTTTTTGCTTGTCTTCTTAGATGGCAATTAGAAATTGCGGAGGTATCACGGCTTGTACCAGACTACTTTACCGAACATCGTGGATAGAAGTCCGCGAGCATGTCACTGGTGTTCTGTGGAATATTAGCTCAATTGAGGTAAATTGGGTGATTTATCTAGAGAATATCTTTGTATCGATAATCTCTGTTTCGATAATCTTTATCGATAATCTCTGTTTCGATAATCTATCGATAGCAATTTTATCAAgcgtttattaaaaatgtatagCTCATTTTCTCAAAACTTTTTAGACGATCAAACAAGATGTTCTGAACGAGGCCGTCGAAGCTGTTGCCGAACTCATCGTTATTCCTCTCTCCGGATGGGAGAAAGAGTTTGCAGAGATGGGAAAGAAACCCGGTGTGGTCACGTGGTCTACACTATTACGTAACTCTACAGGCGTGTTACGAAATGTTTCGTCTGCCGGTTTTGAAGGACGCTCAAAGTTGCGCTCCATTGACGGGCTAGTTGACTCGTTGGTGTGGATTTTAAAAGCCGCCATAGCATCCAAGAATAACGATATCAACAATAAGGTGccgtttgtttacatttctgcAGGAGGGATAATCTTCTCTATAGAGTCTCTT
This DNA window, taken from Hydractinia symbiolongicarpus strain clone_291-10 chromosome 15, HSymV2.1, whole genome shotgun sequence, encodes the following:
- the LOC130628803 gene encoding plakophilin-4-like isoform X3, whose translation is MTDGSYYWDPNHFDQSDDESIQSDVLAEPFLSDQKSNRMYDNRISQTKQSSYSYTQQGNTNYSSHNGDVQYNASYQGNYEYNNEDPDISIGSLRSHDIMEHEEMYHFGTNMKRSASNRSANRIPSRPSSVRSNRSSIRNGDLEEYDIITADQYSRPVSRQSSLSRRSEPPPYRQTNQFQTNSQSRTRNSSGSYAVKRSQTLPKNNGHAYYREEFRSSTLPRRPASTNTPEPTSEAIVEEERVNADGSTVLIRRVVTATTTQAYHENEVPKVEVHISPATETLISPPLSPNHQLNTHLHQQQTNSSSQMNSMSQYEQVTTTSYNHDNRYEMRADHQYNEDNDERVSVRGSERAYSGSGSQPNSNPPYRPASQASSVHNRSSYGDNNQSRTMNTSFEYTEYQTRNDQSQRRSSKSSSVKLPYGLQADGGGQSYITEEVITQNNIYLDEGAASGGLMDDDFNSGVVGSSTFGMEQTDYYGSENHADSTKKSAQQNGVDLLDLLMYLKTDDSALKANTAGYIMHLSYNDDDAKRRIREVDIIPLLVQLLDHEDEDCHRNAAGALKNLSYGHFIEDNKMAIRNCGGITACTRLLYRTSWIEVREHVTGVLWNISSIETIKQDVLNEAVEAVAELIVIPLSGWEKEFAEMGKKPGVVTWSTLLRNSTGVLRNVSSAGFEGRSKLRSIDGLVDSLVWILKAAIASKNNDINNKIVENVTCTLRNLSYKVDVEIDRNVYPDAAKVTIKDGTDSNINDNQVNDNSNKNGSKGAKKEPTTELVPQDATKTGCIGMKKKPFVKRKTNRSKHPLSNGNKKPPPEQWKYLVPVQEHRPTPLGVELLWQQETVTIYSYLLTNSTNPITLEAAAAAIHNLCGCKWNWAGLLRVHIRLQKGIPPMHDLLSVDQEYVVRSIAYALRNLSIDRTNKWSIGKFAHTGLLQVLPTVKTYETDLKPADSTICAVLSVLQTLAYKDYYNSKYIKDGGGIEKLIGLTREASSGRKQDEKPLRVYSERVILEANRVLLYMWEFKDCRDAIKERPWSHSKAEDNEKAFKNASLKKSKSNTDAYAQMDRAEDVVIASRDSRRYVDVEAEDDNENIDQSRVEKPPLEEYEMSNIGHGDVAHDETQDDEPLVRKNSSQKKKKNNWFKKDNTEESKKGSKNKQDEKAKLVKGEEDSFV
- the LOC130628803 gene encoding plakophilin-4-like isoform X1; its protein translation is MAEGGVALHQNNFMNHHQNFYYSQTSSSRQTSKQYSQRENSSESYELNTTPSSRSRNNSHGTDVLSSPEVIPRNRQINGQNPNQLGANNTINQFHTAENKYSRGQRRGEKLDMNNNAAGKIQFFTPQVSRKDEHGERRHRPHSRSGYLSDGNRNNSRKKHQSIQNNNKGQLHLPSKFGHNNGNRTDGSYYWDPNHFDQSDDESIQSDVLAEPFLSDQKSNRMYDNRISQTKQSSYSYTQQGNTNYSSHNGDVQYNASYQGNYEYNNEDPDISIGSLRSHDIMEHEEMYHFGTNMKRSASNRSANRIPSRPSSVRSNRSSIRNGDLEEYDIITADQYSRPVSRQSSLSRRSEPPPYRQTNQFQTNSQSRTRNSSGSYAVKRSQTLPKNNGHAYYREEFRSSTLPRRPASTNTPEPTSEAIVEEERVNADGSTVLIRRVVTATTTQAYHENEVPKVEVHISPATETLISPPLSPNHQLNTHLHQQQTNSSSQMNSMSQYEQVTTTSYNHDNRYEMRADHQYNEDNDERVSVRGSERAYSGSGSQPNSNPPYRPASQASSVHNRSSYGDNNQSRTMNTSFEYTEYQTRNDQSQRRSSKSSSVKLPYGLQADGGGQSYITEEVITQNNIYLDEGAASGGLMDDDFNSGVVGSSTFGMEQTDYYGSENHADSTKKSAQQNGVDLLDLLMYLKTDDSALKANTAGYIMHLSYNDDDAKRRIREVDIIPLLVQLLDHEDEDCHRNAAGALKNLSYGHFIEDNKMAIRNCGGITACTRLLYRTSWIEVREHVTGVLWNISSIETIKQDVLNEAVEAVAELIVIPLSGWEKEFAEMGKKPGVVTWSTLLRNSTGVLRNVSSAGFEGRSKLRSIDGLVDSLVWILKAAIASKNNDINNKIVENVTCTLRNLSYKVDVEIDRNVYPDAAKVTIKDGTDSNINDNQVNDNSNKNGSKGAKKEPTTELVPQDATKTGCIGMKKKPFVKRKTNRSKHPLSNGNKKPPPEQWKYLVPVQEHRPTPLGVELLWQQETVTIYSYLLTNSTNPITLEAAAAAIHNLCGCKWNWAGLLRVHIRLQKGIPPMHDLLSVDQEYVVRSIAYALRNLSIDRTNKWSIGKFAHTGLLQVLPTVKTYETDLKPADSTICAVLSVLQTLAYKDYYNSKYIKDGGGIEKLIGLTREASSGRKQDEKPLRVYSERVILEANRVLLYMWEFKDCRDAIKERPWSHSKAEDNEKAFKNASLKKSKSNTDAYAQMDRAEDVVIASRDSRRYVDVEAEDDNENIDQSRVEKPPLEEYEMSNIGHGDVAHDETQDDEPLVRKNSSQKKKKNNWFKKDNTEESKKGSKNKQDEKAKLVKGEEDSFV
- the LOC130628803 gene encoding plakophilin-4-like isoform X2, yielding MMGNFTQDESFQHADDAVADGGRNEGVLLKSGQLHLPSKFGHNNGNRTDGSYYWDPNHFDQSDDESIQSDVLAEPFLSDQKSNRMYDNRISQTKQSSYSYTQQGNTNYSSHNGDVQYNASYQGNYEYNNEDPDISIGSLRSHDIMEHEEMYHFGTNMKRSASNRSANRIPSRPSSVRSNRSSIRNGDLEEYDIITADQYSRPVSRQSSLSRRSEPPPYRQTNQFQTNSQSRTRNSSGSYAVKRSQTLPKNNGHAYYREEFRSSTLPRRPASTNTPEPTSEAIVEEERVNADGSTVLIRRVVTATTTQAYHENEVPKVEVHISPATETLISPPLSPNHQLNTHLHQQQTNSSSQMNSMSQYEQVTTTSYNHDNRYEMRADHQYNEDNDERVSVRGSERAYSGSGSQPNSNPPYRPASQASSVHNRSSYGDNNQSRTMNTSFEYTEYQTRNDQSQRRSSKSSSVKLPYGLQADGGGQSYITEEVITQNNIYLDEGAASGGLMDDDFNSGVVGSSTFGMEQTDYYGSENHADSTKKSAQQNGVDLLDLLMYLKTDDSALKANTAGYIMHLSYNDDDAKRRIREVDIIPLLVQLLDHEDEDCHRNAAGALKNLSYGHFIEDNKMAIRNCGGITACTRLLYRTSWIEVREHVTGVLWNISSIETIKQDVLNEAVEAVAELIVIPLSGWEKEFAEMGKKPGVVTWSTLLRNSTGVLRNVSSAGFEGRSKLRSIDGLVDSLVWILKAAIASKNNDINNKIVENVTCTLRNLSYKVDVEIDRNVYPDAAKVTIKDGTDSNINDNQVNDNSNKNGSKGAKKEPTTELVPQDATKTGCIGMKKKPFVKRKTNRSKHPLSNGNKKPPPEQWKYLVPVQEHRPTPLGVELLWQQETVTIYSYLLTNSTNPITLEAAAAAIHNLCGCKWNWAGLLRVHIRLQKGIPPMHDLLSVDQEYVVRSIAYALRNLSIDRTNKWSIGKFAHTGLLQVLPTVKTYETDLKPADSTICAVLSVLQTLAYKDYYNSKYIKDGGGIEKLIGLTREASSGRKQDEKPLRVYSERVILEANRVLLYMWEFKDCRDAIKERPWSHSKAEDNEKAFKNASLKKSKSNTDAYAQMDRAEDVVIASRDSRRYVDVEAEDDNENIDQSRVEKPPLEEYEMSNIGHGDVAHDETQDDEPLVRKNSSQKKKKNNWFKKDNTEESKKGSKNKQDEKAKLVKGEEDSFV
- the LOC130628803 gene encoding plakophilin-4-like isoform X4, translating into MYDNRISQTKQSSYSYTQQGNTNYSSHNGDVQYNASYQGNYEYNNEDPDISIGSLRSHDIMEHEEMYHFGTNMKRSASNRSANRIPSRPSSVRSNRSSIRNGDLEEYDIITADQYSRPVSRQSSLSRRSEPPPYRQTNQFQTNSQSRTRNSSGSYAVKRSQTLPKNNGHAYYREEFRSSTLPRRPASTNTPEPTSEAIVEEERVNADGSTVLIRRVVTATTTQAYHENEVPKVEVHISPATETLISPPLSPNHQLNTHLHQQQTNSSSQMNSMSQYEQVTTTSYNHDNRYEMRADHQYNEDNDERVSVRGSERAYSGSGSQPNSNPPYRPASQASSVHNRSSYGDNNQSRTMNTSFEYTEYQTRNDQSQRRSSKSSSVKLPYGLQADGGGQSYITEEVITQNNIYLDEGAASGGLMDDDFNSGVVGSSTFGMEQTDYYGSENHADSTKKSAQQNGVDLLDLLMYLKTDDSALKANTAGYIMHLSYNDDDAKRRIREVDIIPLLVQLLDHEDEDCHRNAAGALKNLSYGHFIEDNKMAIRNCGGITACTRLLYRTSWIEVREHVTGVLWNISSIETIKQDVLNEAVEAVAELIVIPLSGWEKEFAEMGKKPGVVTWSTLLRNSTGVLRNVSSAGFEGRSKLRSIDGLVDSLVWILKAAIASKNNDINNKIVENVTCTLRNLSYKVDVEIDRNVYPDAAKVTIKDGTDSNINDNQVNDNSNKNGSKGAKKEPTTELVPQDATKTGCIGMKKKPFVKRKTNRSKHPLSNGNKKPPPEQWKYLVPVQEHRPTPLGVELLWQQETVTIYSYLLTNSTNPITLEAAAAAIHNLCGCKWNWAGLLRVHIRLQKGIPPMHDLLSVDQEYVVRSIAYALRNLSIDRTNKWSIGKFAHTGLLQVLPTVKTYETDLKPADSTICAVLSVLQTLAYKDYYNSKYIKDGGGIEKLIGLTREASSGRKQDEKPLRVYSERVILEANRVLLYMWEFKDCRDAIKERPWSHSKAEDNEKAFKNASLKKSKSNTDAYAQMDRAEDVVIASRDSRRYVDVEAEDDNENIDQSRVEKPPLEEYEMSNIGHGDVAHDETQDDEPLVRKNSSQKKKKNNWFKKDNTEESKKGSKNKQDEKAKLVKGEEDSFV